In Phragmites australis chromosome 16, lpPhrAust1.1, whole genome shotgun sequence, one DNA window encodes the following:
- the LOC133896355 gene encoding AP-4 complex subunit sigma-like, translating into MTIRFVLFVNKQGQTRLAQYYEHLSLDERRALEGEIVRKCLARTDQQCSFVEHRNYKVVYRRYASLFFLVGVDNDENELAVLEFIHLFVETMDRHFGNVCELDIMFHLEKVHFMLEEMVMNGCIVETSKQNILAPIQLMEKSS; encoded by the exons ATGACGATCCGGTTCGTGCTGTTCGTGAACAAGCAGGGCCAGACACGTCTGGCGCAGTACTACGAGCACCTCTCCCTCGACGAGCGCCGCGCCCTCGAGGGCGAGATCGTCCGCAAGTGCCTCGCCCGCACCGACCAGCAG TGTTCGTTCGTGGAGCACCGGAACTACAAGGTCGTGTACAGGCGCTACgcctccctcttcttcctcgtcgGCGTCGACAACGATGAG AATGAGTTAGCTGTCCTCGAATTCATACATCTATTTGTGGAAACTATGGACCGCCACTTTGGCAATGTG TGTGAGCTTGACATCATGTTCCATCTGGAGAAGGTGCACTTCATGCTGGAAGAGATGGTGATGAATGGTTGCATTGTGGAGACAAGTAAACAGAACATCTTGGCACCGATCCAGCTTATGGAGAAAAGTTCTTAA